The DNA window tggagaagaagatgatggTGAAGCAGCAGCTAAACAACAATCATCAAAATACCCCCAGATTTGCCCCCCATTCGACCCTTCTTCTCTTCTCCGCTGCTGTTTTCGCCATTCTCGCAACAACAGCAGCAGCTCAACCATTTGATTATGCCGATGCATTAACCAAGAGCCTCCTTTACTTTGAATCCCAACGATCCGGTCGTTTACCCTACAACCAACGCGTCACTTGGCGCGACCATTCTGGCCTCACCGATGGATTGGAACAAGGAGTATGTCCCCATTCATTGAATGCCCAGAAACTGGGTTTTTAgtgttttttggatttttttctcGAAATATTGTTCTAAGTTGAAATGTTATCTGTTATTGTAGGTGGACTTAGTGGGGGGATATTACGATGCTGGGGATCACGTCAAGTTTGGACTCCCAATGGCTTTTACCGTCACAATGTTGTCTTGGGGTATCATCGAATTCCACGACGAAATCGCCATTGCCGGGGAATTGGAGCATGCTTTAGAGGCTATTAAATGGGGGACGGATTACTTCATCAAGGCACACACCAGCCCCAATGTACTATGGGCAGAGGTGGGTGATGGGGACACTGACCATTACTGTTGGCAACGCCCCGAGGATATGACCACCTCGCGCCAAGCGTACAAGATCGACCAGAGCAATCCCGGATCGGATCTGGCCGGAGAGACGGCGGCGGCAATGGCGGCCGCCTCGATTGTGTTCAAGAAAACAAACGCACATTATTCCCACTTACTCTTGCACCATGCCCAAGAGGTACCTAAGCCCTTGTTTTAACTTAAATATTACATCTTCCATGATTATGAAAAATTAGATTTGGGTTTTGAAATTTGGTTCCTTTTTTCGGCGGGTGTTAGTTGTTTGAGTTCGGGGATAAGTACAGGGGGAAATATGACGGAAGCGTTACGGTGGTGAAAAACTACTATGCGTCGGTGAGCGGATACATGGATGAGTTGCTGTGGGCAGCTTTGTGGCTTTACGAGGCAACCGACAAGGAGGAGTATTTGAAATACGTTGTAAACAATGCTGATGCTTTTGGTGGGATTGGTTGGGCCATTACGGAGTTCAGTTGGGATGTTAAGTACGCTGGAGTTCAAATTATGGCCTCAAAGGTAAATCCCTCTCATCAGTCATCAATGCCAATTTGCTTATATTATTAGAATGTTTAATTAGGGGTCATTTCATATTTAACAAGAAAAAGTAAGATTTGaacaattttgaagaaaaaacaacaaatttaatgATGCCAAATCGATGTCCATGTTTAACCAATGTTTCGGTGCTTTTAAAAATATTAGCAGGAGCAAAACAAATTACGCTAATGTTTCTCCATATACAAAgatatttgaatattaaaatttattaatccGAATTAAGAGGGGATGACTCCCCAAAATCTTCATGAGATTTGCTTTTTTCTAGATTCAAAGATGTAATAATGAACATGCACTTccaccttttctttttattatataaaaaaaaaacatagcaaAGTAGACTGATAGACTCATCCCTAATCAAGGAACCatcttttgattttaattttacttataaGCATAAGTGCACCGATCCATGTGCAATTGATGCCTAGATCAGTAATTTCTCATGCTCCGCTACTACATTGTTGCCGCTCCAAAACCATAGGAGGTGTACACTAACCCGGTAAACAAATGTATAATAATATCGTAAGCATTTTGAGGTAGGGTCTTTTGGTAGACGTCTTTGCCCCACTGCCAATCAAAGTGAATGGTTACAGGCTGCTCTTTCATTTATGAATGTTGGGCATACCTTCACCGTCACAAgcttgtttatttttgtagacCCACGTATTTTCGACCTTTTATTTTTGCTGTAAATCTCTGCAAAAATCCTTGAATATTTGTTATTACGACTCATCAAACACAACTCAAAACGGTTGcattcaatttaaattaaattggtcTGCTCCATTCTTGAATAAACCTAGCGTGGACCTATCATGGTGTGGTCAATTTAAATGTTGTTGAATTTTGGATCTTTTCTATGGAACATTCATGTTTTCTATCAAgacaatgataattttttaactcaattgtttcttctttcattttcgattttaattcattttaatattctACTTTAACAGTTAATTTTCGATTCAATCGATTTAGTTTTTATTCTATATTAAACGAAAATGGTATTAATATGAATTCTGTTTTTTTCCTTGGTAGTTGCTGGAGAAGGAAAAACACAAGCAGCACGCTCACATTCTGAAGCAATACCGATCAAAAGCCGAGTACTACCTATGCTCATGTCTCAACAAAAACAACGACACCACCACCAACATTGACCGAACCCCAGGAGGCCTTTTATACATCCGGCAATGGAACAACATGCAATACGTGACGACGGCAGCATTCCTTCTCACCATCTACTCAGAATTCCTCCAAGATTTGAACCAAAACCTCCGTTGTCCTGCCGGAACAGTGGATCATGAAGAGATCCTCAGTTTTGCCAAATCTCAAGTTGATTACATACTAGGTTCAAATCCCATGAACATGAGTTATTTAGTGGGTTATGGATCAAAATACCCCACCAAGGTGCACCATAGAGGGGCCTCAATCGTGTCATACAGGGAGAATAAAGGGTTCATTGGGTGCACTCAAGGTTATGACCATTGGTATAATCGAGCCGAAGTGAATCCTAATGT is part of the Gossypium hirsutum isolate 1008001.06 chromosome D11, Gossypium_hirsutum_v2.1, whole genome shotgun sequence genome and encodes:
- the LOC107912634 gene encoding endoglucanase 11: MVGLGGKEGTMEKKMMVKQQLNNNHQNTPRFAPHSTLLLFSAAVFAILATTAAAQPFDYADALTKSLLYFESQRSGRLPYNQRVTWRDHSGLTDGLEQGVDLVGGYYDAGDHVKFGLPMAFTVTMLSWGIIEFHDEIAIAGELEHALEAIKWGTDYFIKAHTSPNVLWAEVGDGDTDHYCWQRPEDMTTSRQAYKIDQSNPGSDLAGETAAAMAAASIVFKKTNAHYSHLLLHHAQELFEFGDKYRGKYDGSVTVVKNYYASVSGYMDELLWAALWLYEATDKEEYLKYVVNNADAFGGIGWAITEFSWDVKYAGVQIMASKLLEKEKHKQHAHILKQYRSKAEYYLCSCLNKNNDTTTNIDRTPGGLLYIRQWNNMQYVTTAAFLLTIYSEFLQDLNQNLRCPAGTVDHEEILSFAKSQVDYILGSNPMNMSYLVGYGSKYPTKVHHRGASIVSYRENKGFIGCTQGYDHWYNRAEVNPNVLVGAVVGGPDSEDNFWDQRDNYMQTEACTYNTAPLVGVLAKLLQLEENHELELLASY